The Prionailurus viverrinus isolate Anna chromosome C1, UM_Priviv_1.0, whole genome shotgun sequence DNA window GATTTCCTTTTTCCAAACACTGTGGCCAGCAGGACCTCCCTCCCTTGGTCTTCTTAACGAGCTTGTAAACCAAGAAGGCAGCGGTCACCATCCACACTTTTCTTCGAATTAAGAATAGTGAAGGCCAGGAAGTTAACAATTCTCGTCCCGGCTTGAGATCTCACTCTTCAAAGCCTAGTAGCTGTCCCAGAAAATATCCCAGGGAAAGCTTTTGCTAGtcacctcccgcccctgccccagaGCTCACACTCTGGAATGACTTGGGAATGGCCAGATGTGATCTCTGCGCACGCGCGGCTCTCCCGGGGGCGGGGCCTCAAAGCGCGCCAGCCCCACCGCCCCGCCtctcggccccgcccccggccctgcCCAATCCTAGGCGCGGCGGGCTCGCGAGTCCAAGCCGGGAGGTAGGGAAAGGCGGGGGTGTCCCGCGTGGGGTCTTGCACGGCGACGCGGCCGGGCCCCGGAGTCCCGAGGCGAGAAGGGCCGGCGGCGACTCCGGGCCGCTGCTCGCCGCCATCTTGCCCCCGGAGAGGGCAGCGGCGGGCGGGGAGGCGTACCCCGGGGCCGGGCTTGGgccgcgggcgggcggcgggctgCGGCGGGCGGGCCCGGGCGGAGCGGCGGGAGGCGGGGACCCTTCGGCGGCGGGGGGCCGCAACTGTCGGGCCGGCGGGGCGTGGGAAGGCGCCGGGTCGGAGGCCGGAGACCGCGCGAGGCCCGGGCCTCCCCGCCGACCCGCTCCGACGCGTGGGCCGGCCCCGCCGGGCCGCGGTGTCCTCACAGAACCGCGCTGCAGTGTATGAACGTTTCAGAGGTCCTCTGGCTTGATCCTCACGCCGCAGGCCTCGGAGGCAGGGAATGTGGCTGTTGGCCCATTTTGCAGACAGGAAACGGGCTCAGAGTGGGGAGGggattttaagtatttaatatcAGGAGAAAGTTTGGTGCACTCTCTTCCCTCCTTATATTAGTTTTATTcatctcttgctttttctttttcttataaatttaaaaatacagaaaaatagaatattataacGGTTCGCCCAGTGACGCCCAGCAAGGTCATGGCGGTGGGATTCAGTCTTAGTCCACCAAATCCAGCACCCTTTTCACCGGGCCACTCTGCCTTCCCTGTCAAAGGAAGGGGCTGAGCTCAGGGATTGTTAGGGAAGGGACCggcagttcttttttcttttctttccttctttctttctgttgttcatCAGTCTCTTCTGCATCATCAGAGCTAGGAAGCGTTCAGAAGCCAAGTCATGGATCCACCTGCCCGCAAAGAAAAATCCAAAGTTAAAGAACCTGTCAGCAGAGTGGAGAAGGCCAAGCAGAAATCAGCCCAGCAGGAGCTGAAGCAAAGACAAAGAGCAGAGGTGAGATAAAGATGGGCGAGTATACCTGTGGTCTGCTGGAGATGATGCTGGAatagagacaggagagagaactGTGATGCAGTTCTGCCTCCAGGAAAGCAGGTGCTCTCCTGGGAGGAGATCGAGGTCCAGAATGATGGAGTGGCAGCCCAGAGTCTCATGCCAGGTTACTGTCAGAGCCCTGACCGTCCCCACGTGATTCGTGGTGCAGAGCCTTTgtgcaaggaagaaaggaaaaacagaagggaCATGTGAGGGAGGGGTCAGAGTGAGACAACAAGTGTTGGATACCCTGTAGCACAGATGTTCGGGATTTGGCCGGGGAGCAGCTAGCTGCTCATAACCAGAAGAGGCGCAGGTCCTATAGCCACCAGACCTGTTCCTTTGTTCAGTCTACACAATCAACTTGAGAATGAAAAGCTAAACTGTTGACACTACCTTTGTTGGAGCACATCCAGACATgtagggttttggtttttttttttagtatttaacaTCATAAGAAAGCTTGCTGCACTGTCTTCCCTCTTTCTAgtcattttatttgttccttttttgagacattaaaaaatacgGAAGAACAGACTATTATAACAGACACCTGCGTACTCAGCACCCCAGATTGGTGGTGATTAATATTTTGTCATACTCGCCTGGAGcctttcagataaataaaaattacatatgaatTT harbors:
- the SVBP gene encoding small vasohibin-binding protein; the encoded protein is MDPPARKEKSKVKEPVSRVEKAKQKSAQQELKQRQRAEIYALNRVMTELEQQQFDEFCKQMQPPGE